The Litchfieldia alkalitelluris genome has a window encoding:
- the spoIIIJ gene encoding YidC family membrane integrase SpoIIIJ: MLMTGCTEINEEITKDSEGFWNQYIVYPLSWLITYVAEATGENYGLAIIVVTLIIRFAILPLMIKQTRSSKAMQALQPEMQALREKYSSKDQKTQQKLQQETMALFQKHGVNPLAGCFPLIIQMPILIGFYHAIMRTREIAEHNFLWFDLGDKDPYYLLPLIAGVTTFIQQKMMMAGNAQQNPQMAMMLWLMPIMIVVFAITFPAALSLYWVVGNLFMIAQTYFIKGPELKEATGKSGGAKK, encoded by the coding sequence ATGCTCATGACAGGGTGTACAGAAATCAATGAGGAGATTACAAAGGATAGTGAAGGCTTCTGGAATCAATATATTGTTTATCCATTATCATGGCTAATTACATATGTTGCTGAAGCTACCGGTGAAAACTATGGTTTAGCAATTATTGTTGTAACTCTTATAATTAGATTTGCTATTTTACCTTTGATGATTAAACAAACGAGAAGTTCAAAGGCAATGCAAGCGCTACAGCCTGAAATGCAGGCATTAAGAGAGAAATATAGTTCGAAGGATCAAAAAACTCAACAAAAACTACAACAAGAGACAATGGCTCTTTTTCAAAAACATGGAGTAAATCCTTTAGCAGGATGTTTTCCATTAATTATTCAAATGCCAATTCTTATTGGTTTCTACCATGCAATTATGAGAACTAGAGAAATTGCTGAGCATAACTTTTTATGGTTTGATTTAGGTGATAAAGATCCATATTATTTATTACCCCTAATCGCAGGTGTTACAACATTTATCCAACAAAAGATGATGATGGCTGGAAACGCGCAGCAAAATCCTCAAATGGCCATGATGTTATGGTTAATGCCGATTATGATTGTCGTATTTGCAATTACTTTCCCAGCAGCATTATCACTATACTGGGTTGTCGGGAACTTATTTATGATTGCACAGACTTACTTTATTAAAGGTCCAGAGCTAAAAGAAGCTACTGGTAAATCAGGAGGAGCAAAAAAGTGA
- the jag gene encoding RNA-binding cell elongation regulator Jag/EloR: MKQITATGQTVDEAVESALAQLETTKDRAEISIINEGKKGIFGIFGSKPAVVKVTVKIDPIEEAAAFLQKVVDSMGVSAKIDIKRNGKNVTFNLTGEKLAILIGKRGQTLNSLQYLTQLVVNRVSNQYVNIIIDAENYRGRREETLVLLAERLALKAIRTKQDVPLEPMPSYERKVIHTALVNNKKVKTFSAGADPNRHIVISPQR; encoded by the coding sequence GTGAAACAAATAACTGCTACTGGGCAAACCGTCGATGAAGCAGTGGAATCAGCTTTAGCTCAACTAGAAACAACAAAAGACCGCGCAGAAATCTCGATCATCAATGAAGGAAAAAAGGGAATCTTCGGGATATTTGGTTCAAAGCCAGCTGTTGTGAAAGTAACAGTGAAAATTGACCCGATCGAAGAGGCTGCTGCTTTTCTTCAGAAGGTAGTTGATTCCATGGGAGTCTCAGCCAAAATTGATATTAAAAGAAATGGTAAAAATGTTACATTTAATCTTACCGGTGAAAAATTAGCGATTTTAATTGGTAAGCGAGGTCAAACGTTAAACTCACTTCAGTATTTAACACAATTGGTGGTTAATCGAGTTTCTAATCAGTATGTAAATATTATTATTGATGCTGAGAATTACAGAGGTAGAAGAGAAGAAACACTAGTTTTACTTGCTGAAAGATTAGCATTAAAGGCGATTCGAACAAAGCAAGATGTTCCATTAGAACCAATGCCGTCTTATGAACGCAAGGTAATTCATACAGCTCTAGTAAATAATAAAAAGGTAAAAACCTTTTCAGCGGGTGCAGATCCAAACCGTCATATTGTTATCTCACCACAGAGATAA
- the mnmE gene encoding tRNA uridine-5-carboxymethylaminomethyl(34) synthesis GTPase MnmE — MEFDTITAISTPMGEGAIAIVRLSGDDAVEIADRLFKGKAGKKLRELKSHTIHYGYIVDPKTEETVEEVMVSLMRGPKTFTREDIIEINCHGGLVSVNRVLGLVLTNGARLAEPGEFTKRAFLNGRIDLSQAEAVMDLIRAKTDRAMNVAIGQMEGRLSNLIRGLRQELLEVLAHIEVNIDYPEYDDVEEMTHQLLIPKVLNVKSEIQKLLRTSSQGKILREGLSTVIVGRPNVGKSSLLNSLVHENKAIVTDIPGTTRDVIEEYVNVRGVPLRLVDTAGIRETEDIVERIGVERSREVLKKADLILLVLNNNEQLSHEDEKLFEAISGMDAIIIINKTDLPTKIDLDTVKKLANNQPIVTTSLLHEKGIDELEEAISSLFFSGSLEAGDLTYVSNSRHIALLHQASSSIDEAIQGIETQLPIDMVQIDLTRTWELLGEIIGDAVHESLINQLFSQFCLGK; from the coding sequence ATGGAATTTGACACAATAACAGCAATCTCGACTCCGATGGGAGAGGGAGCAATAGCCATTGTTCGATTAAGTGGAGATGATGCAGTAGAAATTGCGGACCGGCTGTTCAAAGGAAAAGCGGGGAAGAAGCTAAGAGAGTTAAAATCACATACAATACATTATGGGTATATAGTTGATCCGAAAACAGAGGAAACAGTAGAGGAAGTAATGGTCTCGTTGATGAGAGGACCAAAAACTTTTACCCGAGAAGATATAATAGAAATTAATTGCCATGGAGGACTAGTTTCAGTTAATAGAGTGCTTGGACTAGTGTTAACCAATGGGGCAAGATTGGCTGAGCCAGGTGAATTCACAAAGAGGGCCTTTCTAAATGGAAGAATCGACTTGTCACAAGCCGAGGCAGTAATGGATTTAATAAGAGCTAAAACGGACCGAGCGATGAACGTAGCAATCGGCCAAATGGAGGGAAGACTGTCTAATTTAATAAGAGGACTAAGACAGGAGTTACTCGAGGTCTTAGCACATATTGAAGTCAATATTGATTATCCAGAGTATGATGATGTAGAGGAAATGACACATCAGTTATTAATACCTAAGGTTCTAAATGTAAAAAGTGAAATTCAGAAGTTATTAAGGACCTCTAGTCAAGGAAAGATACTTAGAGAAGGACTTTCTACAGTTATTGTTGGAAGACCCAATGTTGGAAAAAGTTCGCTATTAAATAGTTTAGTTCATGAGAATAAAGCTATTGTGACAGATATTCCAGGCACAACAAGAGATGTAATTGAAGAATATGTGAATGTTCGAGGAGTTCCACTTCGGTTAGTTGATACAGCTGGGATAAGAGAAACAGAAGATATCGTCGAACGAATTGGTGTTGAAAGATCACGTGAAGTGTTAAAAAAGGCTGATTTAATCCTATTGGTATTAAATAATAATGAACAATTATCACATGAAGATGAGAAACTCTTTGAAGCAATAAGTGGTATGGATGCTATTATCATTATTAACAAAACGGATTTACCGACAAAAATTGACCTTGATACAGTGAAAAAATTAGCAAATAACCAACCAATTGTCACAACTTCACTTCTTCATGAGAAGGGGATTGATGAATTAGAAGAAGCTATTTCTTCCTTATTCTTCTCTGGCTCGCTCGAAGCTGGTGATTTAACATATGTATCTAATTCTAGACATATTGCTCTTTTACATCAGGCATCTAGCTCAATCGATGAGGCAATTCAAGGAATAGAAACACAGTTACCTATAGATATGGTCCAAATAGATTTAACAAGAACATGGGAATTACTTGGTGAAATTATTGGTGATGCAGTTCATGAGAGCTTAATCAATCAACTTTTTTCACAGTTTTGTTTAGGAAAATAA